One window from the genome of Microcebus murinus isolate Inina chromosome X, M.murinus_Inina_mat1.0, whole genome shotgun sequence encodes:
- the LOC105861914 gene encoding thymosin beta-4-like — protein sequence MSDKPDMAEIEKFGKSKLKKTETQEKNPLPSKETIEQEKQAGES from the coding sequence ATGTCTGACAAGCCCGATATGGCTGAGATTGAGAAATTCGGTAAGTCaaaattgaagaagacagaaaCGCAAGAGAAAAATCCACTGCCTTCCAAAGAAACGATTGAACAGGAGAAGCAAGCGGGTGAGTCATGA